A single Oncorhynchus kisutch isolate 150728-3 linkage group LG19, Okis_V2, whole genome shotgun sequence DNA region contains:
- the LOC109896597 gene encoding normal mucosa of esophagus-specific gene 1 protein-like, whose protein sequence is MKFGLIQMMRKQLIPLIGIMTFAAAAATFASLYFLFSKNDVILNKSRNPEPWEGVDPSKPQKLVTIHQKWRPIEELEQVKCMTK, encoded by the exons ATGAAGTTTGGATTGATTCAGATGATGAGGAAACAG CTAATTCCTCTGATTGGCATCATGACGTTCGCTGCTGCTGCAGCCACATTTGCCTCCCTCTACTTCCTATTTTCAAAGAATGATGTCAT TTTAAATAAAAGTAGAAACCCTGAACCCTGGGAGGGAGTGGACCCATCTAAACCACAGAAG CTGGTCACTATCCACCAGAAGTGGAGGCCGATTGAAGAACTGGAACAGGTGAAGTGTATGACCAAGTGA